Part of the Oscillibacter hominis genome is shown below.
CGGTGGTCTGCGGCGGCGTGACGGTATACCCCGGCGACGTGGTGCTGGGCGACCGGGACGGAGTGGTGGTGATCCCCTTTGACGAGGCGGAGAAGACCCTGGCCGCCGCCAACGCCAGAACGGCCAAGGAGGCCAGGGTGATGGAGCGTCTGCGGGCGGGGGAGTCCCTCTTTGACATCTATGGCTATCAGAAGGTATTCGACGCACTGGGCTGCGAGGAAGAATAAGGAGGAAATTTGAAATGAACGAATTTGACCAGAAGTACCGCGCACGCTTTGAAAAGCTCTCTTCCACCAACGTGTCCGACGCGCTGGACGCGCTGGGCTACAAGGGATCCACCTGCGGCATCCGTCCCATGATCGAGCGGTGGAACAAGATCGTGGGCCCCGCGGTCACCATGCGCATGACCGCCGCCGGCCAGACGCCCCAAAAACACCATCTGGGCATGAACGCCATCGCCTCGGCAAAGCCGGGCGACGTGATCGTCATAGACAACGGCGGGCGCATGGACACCTCCTGCTGGGGCGGCATCCTGGCCAACGCCGCCAAGACCAAGGGCGTGTCGGGCACGGTAATCGACGGCTGCTGCCGGGATTTGGACGACTGTGTGGAGGCGGACTACACCGTCTATGCCCGGGGCGCCGTGGTGTGCACGGCCCGGGGCCGCGTCATTGAGGAGAGCACCAACCAGATGATCCAGTTTGGCGGCGTGCAGGTCCGGCCCGGAGACATCGTCATGGGTGACTCCAGCGGCATTGTGATCGTACCCCAGGAGGCTGTGGAAGAGGTGCTGGCCAAGGCGGAGCAGCTCTATGAAAAGGAGGAGGCCATGGTGGCGGAGATCAAGGCCGGGGCCGATATCTTAGAGGTGGACGCAAAGTACAACTACAACAAAATGCTGCAAAAGTGAGGGAGAAGAGTATGGACAAACTGGTTGAGCGGCTCAGGGCCCTGGACACCACCTGCGTGTCCGACGCACTGGATAAGATGGGCGTACCCTGCGCGCTGTTGGACATCAAGCCTGTGCTCCCGGGCAAGAAGATCTGCGGCCGGGCCTTTACGGTGCACTATGTGCCCTGCGGCCAGGTGAAGGGCACGGTGGGTGACTTTTTGGACGATGTGCAGCCCGGGCAGGTGGTGGTGATCGACAACGCCGGCCGGGACTACTGCACCGTGTGGGGCGACATCATGGCCGTCACCGCCAAGCTCCGTGGCGTCGAGGGCACCGTCATCGACGGCGTGTGCCGGGATATCCCGGCGGTCAGGGAGAGCGGATACCCCATGTTCACCAAGGGCTGGTACATGGCCACCGGAAAGGACCGGGTGGAGGTGGACGCGGTAAACGTCCCCGTTGCCGTCAGCGGCGTTAAGGTCTGCCCCGGCGACATCCTGCTGGGCGATGACACCGGCGTGGTGGCGATCCCCCAGGAGCGGGCGGAGGAGGCCGCGGCCATCGCCGAGGACATCGACCGCAAGGAGGCGGCCATCATCGCATTGGTGAAAGAGGGCAAGTCACTGAAAGAGGCCCGGCAGCTGACCGGATACCATCACCTGCAGACCAAGCCGGCGGAATAAGGAGGACGTCATGACCAGAACAGAACATATCGCGCAATTTGTCTACAACCTGAAGTATGAGGACCTGCCGCCGGAGGTGGTGCTGGCCGCCAAGAACATGATCATGGATGCCCTGTCCGTGGCCGTGGGTACCACCCACGTCTCCCCAAAGGATGCAAGGGCCATCTGGGACACGGTGGAGCATTACGGCGGGGCTCCGGCGGCCACCGCGGTGGTCACCGGAAAAAAGATGCCCGCCCCCTTTGCCGCCATGGCCAACGCCACACTGACCCATGGCCTGGATTTCGACGACACCCACAAGGAGTCTCTCTGCCACACCAGCGCCTCCGTGGTGGCCTCGGCCCTGGCCATTGTGGAGGAGGTGGGCGGCACCGGCAAGGACCTGATCCTGGCGGCGGTGATCGGCTTTGAGATCGCGGTCCGGATCGGCATGAGCGTCATGCCCTCCCACTATGCCCGGGGCTGGCACTCCACCGGCACCCATCCCACCATGGCCATCGCGGCCATGTCTGCCAAGATGCTGGGCTGCGACGAGGACGGTATCATCCGGGCCATCGGGCTGGCCTGCTCCCGGGTGGGCAGCCTGCTGGCCTATCTGGACACCGGCACGGCCGACGGCAACATGAACCCCGGCCAAGCCGCCTTCAACGGGCTGCTCAGCGGCTGGGCTGCCAAGGTGGGAACCACCGCCCATCCCAACGCTCTGGAGCATCCCCACGGCTACTGCCACGTCTACTGCGACGAGGAGCCCAAGCTGGAGAAGCTGGATGAGGGACTGGGCGAGACGTGGGAGATCCTCAACAACCTGCCCAAGATGTATCCGTCCCTGCTGGCCAGCCACTGCGCCATCGAGACCACGCTGCGCATGGTTCACCGGGACAACATCCGGCCCGAATCCATCAAGAAGATCACAGAGCTCACCTACAACACGGTCCGCACCCACTTCTCCAACTACGACCCCGAGAGCACCATGGCCGCCCAGTTCTCCGTGCCCTACTGCATCGCCGTGTCCGCCGCCACCGGTGAGATGGGTCTCAGCTCCGTCACCATGCCCGTCATCAGGAGCCAGGCGGTTCAGGATATGTTGAAAAAGGTGGAGATCGTCTCCACGCCGGAGGTCAACGCCATGTATCCGGAGAAGTTCCCCTGCATCATCACCATTGAGACGGTGGACGGGAAAATCTACAACGATGAGCAGTATTACCCCAAGGGAGACCCCATGCATCCGGCCACCCAGGAGGAGCGGGAGGATAAATTCCGCATGCTGATGCAGTCCACGTTTTCCGCGGAGCACACGGAGAAGGCGCTGGCGGTGTGCAGGGATTTGGAGCATGTGGCCGACGTCCGCGGGTTTGCCCGGGAATTTGTTTGTAAGGAGGACTGAGAGATGGAAGCGTATCAGAATCTGTCCCGCGCCCAGCTGGAGGCGCTGAAAGCCCGTCTGGAGCAGGACCTGGCCGGTTACCGGGCCAGAGGGCTCAGCCTCAATATGGCCCGCGGCAAGCCCAGCGCCGAGCAGTTGGATTTATCCATGGAGATGCTGGACGTGGTCAACTCCAAAAGCGACTGCCATGCCGAAGACGGCGCCGACTGCCGCAACTACTGCGACATCTACGGCATCCCCGAGGCCATCCGCCTCTTTGCCGCGTACATGGGCGTGGAGGAGGATGAGATCGTCATCTGCGGGCAGTCCTCGCTGCAGCTGCTCTACGACGCGCTGTGCCGTGCCATGCTCCAGGGCGTGCTGGGTTCCGACAAGCCCTGGGGAAAATACGAGCACCCCAAGTTCATCTGCCCCGTCCCCGGCTATGACAAGCACTTTGGCTTCTGCAAGTTCGTGGGCCTTGAGATGATCCCCGTGCCCCTGCGCGCCGACGGCCCGGACATGGACCTGGTGGAGAAGCTGGTGGCCGGGGATGAGAGCATCAAAGGCATGTGGTGCATGCCCAAGTTTTCCAACCCCTTCGGCGCCTGCTACAGCGACGAGGTAATTTACCGCCTGGCAAGGATGCAGTGCGCGGCCAAGGACTTCCGCCTCTTCTGGGACAATGCCTACAGCTACCATGTGATCTACAAAGACCACCCGGTGCTGAACATGCTGGACGTGTGCAAGGAGGTGGGCAACCCCGACCGGGTCTTCCTGTTCGGCTCTACCTCCAAGATCACTATGGCCGGCTCCGGCGTCACCTTCATCGCCGCCTCCCGGGCCAACACGGAATTCATCAAAAAGCAGTACGCGGTCCAGACGGTGGGCTGGGATAAGATGAACATGCTGCGCCATGTCCGCTACTTAAAGAGTATGGACAACATCAAGGAGCTGATGAAAAAGCACGCCGCCATCCTGCGTCCCCGCTTTGACGCGGTGCTGGGCACCTTTGACCGGGAACTCACCGGCCTGGGGGTGGGGGACTGGACCCGGCCCGACGGCGGATTTTTCGTCACCTACATGGCCATGCCCGGCTGCGCAAAGCGGATTGTACAGCTATGCGCCGACACGGGCGTGACGCTGACCAACGCCGGCGCCACCCATCCGGGCGGCGTTGACCCGGAGGACTCCTATATCCGCATCGCACCAACCTATCCGCCCTTGGAGGAGCTGAAAGCGGCCATGGAGGTATTCTGCGTGGCCGTGAAGCTGGCCAGCGTGGAAAAGCTCTTGGCGGCATAAGGAGGTACAGGGATGTTTGAAAAGTTAGCCGGCTATGTGAGACGGTACCAGGACAACGTCAGCGTGTACGTGGAAAACCTGCGCACCGGCGCCGTCTATGAAAACAACGCCGACAAGATGATGAAATCCGCCAGCGTGGTAAAGCTCTTTATTCTGTGGGAGTTCTACCGGCGGGTGGCAGCGGGAACCTTGGACCCTCAGGCGCTCTATGCGCTGAAGGACTCCGACCGGGAGGGCACCACGCCCTACCACACCGGCATCCTGCGGGACTTCCACACCGGCATTGAGCTGACGCTGGAGGACATTGTACGGATGAACGTCGTCCTCAGCGACGATACTGCCGCCAACATCCTGCTGCGCATGTTCGGCCTGGAATCCGTGCAGCGGGACATCCAGGAGCTGGGGCTTCGCAGCACCCGGTTTGACCGCATCATGAACGACTACGAGGGTGCCCGCCAGGGAAGGGAGAACTACACCTCCTGCCGGGACGTGGCCGACTTCTACAAGGAGCTGCTGAGCGCCAGGCGGATGCCCAGGGAGCTGTGTGACAAAATGCTGCAAATCCTCACCGAACAGCGCTATACATACGGCCTGCCCGCGCTTTTGGACGAGGACCTGCTCATTGCCCACAAGACCGGCGGGATCACCGAATTCGGCACCATGCACGACCTGGGTATCCTCTATGGCCTGGAGGACAAAAAGCCTCTGCTGATCTGCTGTGTGATGACCCAGTTTGAACCCGACATTCCCCAGTTCCAGCCCTTTGCACTGGACATCATCTCCCGGGTGGCCCAGCTGGCCTATGAGGAGGCCTCCGGCCAGGGAAACTAAAAATAGAGAGGGGAACCATTTATGCCGCTTGAACAGCTTGTAGGCACTGTGGCGGGATTTCTGTACGACAAAATCCTGGCCGTCCTGCTGATCGCAGTGGGGCTTTACTTTACCGTGCGCCTGAAGGGCGTGCAGTTCAATATGTTTGGCGAGGCCATCCGGGTGGTGGGCGAAAAGACAAAGAGCACGGACTCCATCTCCTCGTTCCAGGCGCTGATGGTGTCCACCGCCTCCCGGGTGGGGACGGGGAATATCGTCGGCGTCACCACGGCCATCTGCCTGGGCGGATTTGGCTCCGTGTTCTGGATGTGGCTGATCGCGGTCATCGGCTGCGCTTCCGCCTTTGTGGAGAGCACCCTGGCCCAGATCTATAAAAAACGGAGCGAAGGCGATGACGGCACCAGCCGTGGAGGCCCGGCCTATTACATCCAGCAGGGCCTCCACTCCCGGGGGCTTGGCATCGTGTTCTCCATACTGCTGCTGTGCACCTTCGGCTGCGGGTTTATCATGCTGGCCTCCTATAACCTGGTGGATTCCTTTAAGGTCTACTTTGGCGGCGGGGAGAAGTTCTATGCGGGCCCCGTGCCCATCGTGATCGGCGCGGTCACCGCGCTGCTCTTTGCCCTGTGCATCTTCGGCGGCGGTAAAAAGATAGCGAAGGTCACCGGGGTGATGGTTCCGGTGATGGGCGTTGTATACATCGTGGTGGCACTGGCGATCATCCTGACCCACATCACGCTGATCCCCCAGGTTTTTGCCCGCATTTTCCGGGAGGCGTTCGACTTTACCGCAATCTTCGGCGGCCTGACCGGCTCCTGCCTGATGTACGGCATCAAGCGGGGACTCTTCTCCAATGAGGCGGGCCTTGGCTCGGCCCCCAACGCGGCGGCTGCCGCCGACGTGGCCCATCCGGCAAAGCAGGGCCTGGTGCAGGTGCTGTCCGTTTTTCTGGACACCATCGTCATCTGCTCCGCCACAGCCCTGATGTGCATGTGCTCCGGCATAGAGCCTTCCGCGGAGCTGGCCGGCATTGCCTATGTGCAGGAGGCGGTGGCCGGGACTTTCGGCTACTTCGGCTATCTCTTTGTGACCTTCTCCATGGTGATGTTCGCGTTTTCCACGCTGCTGGGCAACTGTTTTTACGCGGAGCCCAACCTGAAGTTCATCCTTCAGCAGGACCTTTCCAAAGGCGGCCGGATCGCCTTTTATCTCATTGAAACCCTGTTTGTGTTCACTGGTGCTTTTTTGGAGTTCGGCCTGGTGTGGAACCTTGCGGACCTGATGATGGCGGTGATGTCCCTGGTGAACCTGCCGGTCATTGTGGTGCTGGGGAAAAAGGCCTTTGACTGCCTGGACGACTATAAAAAGCAAAAGCGGGAGGGGAAGGAGCCGGTCTTCCGCGCGGAGGACATCGGCATCTCCGGAACGGATTACTGGCAGTAAAAAAATTTTTATATGTCGACAAAAGATATGCAAATTCGATACTATGTGTAGACGGATTGGCACAAAAATACGGCCCGGATTTTGACCGCGCGGCGAAAAAGCAAGCCGTATCCAGCCCGCCGGAGCCATGGCGCACCAGCGGGACCATGTGAAATCGATCAGAAACAGGGAGGGAAAAGCAAATGACGCAGTCCGATCAGCAAGCAAAGAAAGTTGCATTCACCACCACCCTTGGCGCGGCCCTGGTGGCGGCCACCACACAGGTAGGGCCGGGCTTTACCACGCAGTCCGCCCTTTTCAGCGCACAGTACCTGGGTGCCTTCTTCCTCTGCATCATCGCGGCACTGGCGCTGGACATCATCACCCAGGCGAACGTGTACCGCATCCTCTGCTTTACCCGAAAACGCGGCCAGGAGGTGGCAGCGGCCATCCATCCTGTGGTAGGATACCTTTTGACGGCCATTGTGGTATTTGGCATCTGTGTCTTCCAGTTTTCCAACGTCAGCGGCACCGGGCTGGGCATGTCTGCACTGTTCGGCACCAGCACCGCGGTCAGCACCGTGCTGTGCGGCCTGATCGCCATGGCGGTGTTTCTCTCCAGGTCCGCCAACAAGATCATCAATATCCTGGCCCAGGTGCTGGGCGCGGTTTTGATCCTCACAGCGCTGATTCTGGTGTTTATGGCAAAGCCGCCGGTGGGGGAGATCCCATCCCAGATCGCCGGGGCCGACGTCAGTTCCCTGCTGCTGCCCACCATCACCATCCTGGGCAGCGTATGCGGCGGGTACGGCGCCTACATCGGCTCTCACCGCCTGCTGGATTCCGGCGTCAGCGGCGCGGAAAACTACTACCTCTATAAGCGGACCCAGCTCTTGGGCACCACCACGGTCTACGTGCTGCGTGTGCTGCTGGTGCTGGTGACCTTCGGCGCGGTGATGCACGGCGCCACCATCGATATGGCCAATCCCGCCCCCTCTTCCTATCAGGCGGTGGCCGGTATGTTCGGATACAGGCTCTACGGCGCGGTGATCCTGGCCGCGGGAACCACCACCATCCTGGGCGCGGCAGCGATTTTCCTCTCCTTCACCAAGACCCACTTCAAGTGGATCGCTGCCCACGAGCGTCAGAGCGCCATTCTCTTCATCGGCATCTGCACCGTTGTGGACGTGTTTTTGGGCCAGCCGGTGAACCTGTTGGTGGCCGCGGGCTCCATCAACAGCCTTGTGCTCCCCTTCACCATGCTGGTGATGCTGATCGCCTCCCACAGCAAGCGGATCATGGGCGAGGATTATCGCCATCCCGTCTGGATGACCGTGGGCGCGGCAGTGGTCTTTGTGGCCGCGGCCTACCTGAGCACCAAGAATATTCCCAATCTGATCGCCTTGTTCCAATAAAGGCCGTGGGGGAGGCGGCTGCCTCCCCCGATGTAAAGGAGGATAAACTGCTATGATGAAAATTGATCTCAACAGCGACATCGGCGAGAGCTTCGGCGACTATCGGCTGGGCTGCGATGCGGAACTCATCCAATATGTGTCCTCTGTCAATCTGGCCTGCGGCTTCCACGCAGGCGACCCCATGGTTATGGAAAAAAGCGTCAGAATGTGTGCCGAGGCCGGCGTCGCCATCGGCGCACACCCGGGATTTCCCGATCTGATGGGCTTTGGGCGGCGCCAGATGAAACTCTCCTTTGAGGAGGCCAAGACCTACATCAAGTACCAGCTGGGCGCGCTGACGGCCTTCACCTCCTCCTGTGGTTTAAAAATCCAGCACCTGAAGGCCCATGGCGCATTCGGCAACATGGCGCTGAAGGATGAGACGCTGGCCCGGGCCATCTGCACCGCCGTGGCGGAGGTGGACCCCACCATTATTGTGATGAGCCTGCCCGGCTGCTGCGTGGTGAAAGAGGCGCAGAAGATGGGCCTGCGGTTTGCAAACGAGGTCTTTGCCGACCGGGCCTACAACGAGGACTGCACCCTGGTGGCCAGGGGGACGCCCGGCGCCATGATCGAGGACCCGGACCTTGCCACGGAGCGGGTCATCCGCATGATCAAGGAGAAGAAGGTCACTGCCATCACAGGAAAGGACATCGATATCGACTGCCACACGGTCTGCGTCCACGGCGACACGCCTTCGGCCATTGAGATCGTGAAGAAGATGCGCGCCGCCCTGGAGGCGGAGGGCATTGAGATTGCGAACCTCTCCGACCGGTAATTGCGGGACTCCCAAAAGGAGGGATCAGATTGGAAGCCAAATTTTTAACCAACGGCGATGCGGCCATCTCCATCCAGGTGGGCGACCGGATTAGCCTGGAGGTCAGCAAGCGGGTGCGCTCGCTGCTGCGCGCCCTGGAGGCGGAGCCCATCGAGGGGGTGGAGGAGCTGCTGCCCACCTACTGTTCGCTGATGATCCACTATGAGCCGGGGACCATCCGCTATGACGCGCTGGTGGAGCAGTGCCGCCGGCGGGTGGAAGCGCTGCCGGACACGGCGGAGGAGGGCGCGGAGGAGGAGATGGTCTGCGAAATCCCCGTGCTCTACGGCGGTGTGTGCGGCGAGGATTTGCAGGAGGTGGCCGGCTACCACCAGATGAGCGTGCAGCAGGTCATTGACGCCCACACCGCAAAGGACAACTACACCTATATGCTGGGCGCCGCACCGGGCATGGCCTATCTGGGGGCGGAGAACGGGCTGCACATGCCCCGCCGCCAGACCTCCCGCACCCAGGTGGAGCAGGGCGCCGTCATCATCTGGGAAAACCAGACCATCATCATGCCCATCACCTATCCCACTGGGTGGCAGGTCATCGGCAAGACCCCGGTGGAGGTGTTCGACATGGGCGAGCCGGACCCGTTTTTGATGAAAGCGGGGCAGTGGGTTCGCTTCCGCTCCATCGACAGGGCGGAGTATGAGGACATTGCGGCTAAGGTCCGCGCCGGCGCCTATCAGTGCCGCTTTTATCGGAAGGAGGCGGCAAAATGAGCATCCTGGTGGAACAGGGCGGCCTTTTGACCACGGTCCAGGACCGGGGCCGCCGGGGCTGGCAGCAGTATGGCGTGCCTGTGGCCGGAGCCATGGATCAGCAGGCCATGATGCTGGCTAACCTCCTGGTGGACAATGACGAGGGCGAGGCGGTTTTGGAGGCCACCGTCCTGGGCCCCGCGCTGCGCTTTCAGACGGCCAACGTCTTTGCCGTCACCGGCGGAGACCTCTCACCGCAGCTCAATGGGCAGGTGATCCCCATGTACCGGGCCGTGGCGGCCGGGGCCGGGGACAAACTGACCTTCGGCGGGCTGAAAACCGGGTTCCGGGCCTACATCGCCTTTGCCGGCGGGCTGGATGTCCCGCTGGTGATGAACAGCCGCTCCACCCACCTGCGGGGGAAATTCGGCGGCTATGAGGGCCGCAGGCTGATGCCCGGGGACGAGATCGGCTTTGCCGCGCCCCGCCCCACGCTGCCCAATCTCCCGGCGCGCAGATGCGATCCGGAGGAGATACCCGGCGCGGAGCTCTGGCTGCGGGTGATCCGGGGGCCGCAGGACAAGGCGTTTACCCCCAAGGGCCTGGATACCTTTTTCTCCAGCGAGTACACCATCACCAATGAGTGCGACCGCACCGGCGCCAAGTTAGAGGGCAGCGGGATTGAGCATGTGAAAGACGGAAACATCATCTCCGACGGGATTGCGTTTGGCTCGGTGCAGGTGCCCTCCAACGGCCAGCCCATCATCATGCTGGCCGACCGCCTGCCCACCGGAGGCTATACCAAAATCGCCACCGTGATCTCCGTGGACATCCCCAGGCTGGCCCAGAGCAAGCCCGGAACCAAAATCCGGTTCCGGGAGGTCAGCGTACAGCAGGCCCAGGACCTCTATGTCCAGGCCATGGGCCGGCGGCGGGAGCTGGCCCAACGCATCCGCGGCGCCGCCGTGGCAGCAGACGTCCGCCGATTTCTTGTCCGCCTGGAGGGCAGAGAGTACCAGGTGAGCGTGGAACGGTGCGAGTGAGCCCGCGGAAAGAGGAGGCAGTGTTAAGTCTCTGCCGCTTCAATCCCTTATCGGGGCGGCCTAAAGAATCATGACCTTCTCAGCATCTCCTATCTCGCCGGGCAGGGCGGGGCCATTTGGCCCCGCCCTGCCCGGTTCCCTGCTCGTCTGACCATATGCCGTGGCAAAAGACGGCGCCCGGGCAAACCGCTGCCGCAAAGCTTGCAGCAGCGGGCTTTTTTGCAGAAAGAGCCTGTGAGCTGGTGCGGAAATTTCTTTTCATGCTGGGCAAACTGTGATAAAATAACGGAAATCGGCAGGTGAGGGCATATAGTTGGATGCATCAGGGCTTGAACGCATGACTTGGCCGTTCAGGCCTGCGCCTGCCGTTCGGTGGTACTGCGGCCTCACGGCCGCTGTATGGAAAAGAAGTACGCCCTGACGGAAGGAGCGAGGATATGAAAAGCCGGATCGGCAGACAGTGGGAAAACGCCTTTGACCAGCCCCACTTTACAGCCCGTCTCAGCGACGTGGCCAGCGGGGAGCTCTTCCGCGGCGCCGACTGGGCGGCGCTGTTCAGCGGGCTCATGCGCAGGGGAAAGCGGCTGCGGTGCGCCGATGCGGTGGGGCGCTGCCTGCCCCTGCTGGAAAAGATCGCCCCGGAGCCGGAGGAGGGCTGGCTCAGCTGCGCCTACCATGTGGCCTGTCAAATCCAGTTTCCCCACCTGAAGAGTGTATACACCCCGGCTCAGCGGGACGGGGCCGTGTGTCTGCTTCAGGCCATCCAGCTTCTGCTGGGGGAGGAGCGCGCGGCCTTTGACCCCATGTGGGACTTTGCCTTCTGCACGGCCGAGGAGGTTCATCTCAGCGACCGGGCGGAGGAGTACCAGGGCTTTCTGCGGTCCTGGCGGGAGGACTACGTCTATGAACTGATGCGCCTTTCCTGTGAGGCGACCCCTTTTTCCACCCTGCCCCACATCGCAGGGGTGCACCATGTGGCCATGACGGTTTCCCGGGAGCTGGCGGCCGCCGGCGCCCCGGTGGACCCGGCCCTGGTCTCCGCCGCATCGGCCTGCCATGACATCGGCAAGTTTGGCTGCCGGGCGGGGGAGAAGGTGCCCTACCTGCACTACTACTACACCGACGGATGGTGTGTCCGCCGGGGCCTGGCCTCGGTGGGCCACATCGCCGCCAACCACTCCACCTGGGATCTGGAGCTGGAGAACCTCTCCATGGAGTCCCTGTGCCTCATCTATGCCGATTTCCGGGTAAAGGAGGACGGGGCAGGGCGGATGAAGGTCTTCCCTCTGGAGGAGTCCTTCCAGGTGATTTTGAGCAAATTGGACAATGTGGATCAGGCCAAGCGGCTGCGCTACGAGTATGTCTATCTGAAACTCCACGACTTTGAGGACTATATGCGCTCCCTGGGGGTGGACGTGACGCTCCTGGGCCGCCCCACGGAGCCCAGGGCTGCCCGGGACACGGCGCTGATGAGCCCGGACGAGGCGGTGGAGGCGCTGCGGATGATGGCGGTGGAGCACAATCTGCAGCTGATGCACCGCTTTGGCCACGAGCGGCTCTTCGGCAATTTGCTGGAGGCGGCCCGCAGCGAGAAGAGCTGGACCAAGGTCAGGGCCTATCTCAGTATCTTTGAGGAGTATTTCACCTATCTGAACGCCACCCAAAAGACCCAGACCCTGGGGTTCCTCTATGAGCTGCTGATGTTTCCGGAGGGGGACATCCGCCGCCAGGCGGCGGCGCTGATCGGGCGGATCATCGCCCGCTTCAACCTGGGCTACCGCAAGGAGCTTCCGCCGGGAGCCGGCCCCACGGAGGACGAGGAGACCCAGTTTGCCCTCTGGGGCCAGTATTTGCTGATGCTGGTCTCACCGGATCATAAGCTGACGCCCTGGCAGAAAAAGCACATCCGCTACGCGCTGAAAATCGTGGTGGAGCGGGTGCTGGAGGACTGCCGGAGCCAGGACACGGAGAGGTTCATCGCCGAGTTGGTGCAGCTCTATAAAGAGCCGGGGAGGGATGAGGAAGCGGCCTTTGCCCTGCTGGACGCGCTGTACTTTCTGCCCATGGACCTCTGCGGTGACGGGGCGGTGGACACACTGCTGCGCTTCACCGCCGCCCAGCTCCCCCGGGAGAGCCTGACCCTCCGGGCGGCGGCACTGCGCTTTTTGCTCCATGCCGTACAGGGAGGGGTGGACCGGGCCGCCAAAGTGGCTGAGCGCGCCGAGTGCGGCGGAAGCTGGGCGCTGAAGTATCTCCGGGACGCGGCCCTGGGCCACCCGGAGCCCTGCCCGCCGAAGGTGGCAAGCGAGCTCTTCCTGGACAATTTGAAAAGCTCCACGCCGTGGGTGCTCAAGGATGTGAACATCCGCCTTCTGGAGACCCAGGCCAAGGGAGACATGCTCCACATCGCGACCCACTTTTCCAACCTCATCAAGGTCAGCGAGACCATTGTGGTCCGATACTCCGCAGGAGAATCGCTGCTGCGCATTGCCCGGTCACTGAGCTACGACCAGCGCAACGAAGTGGCGGTGGAGCTGACCAAGGGCCTGGAGGTGGGCCAGTACGAGTTCTCCAAATACATCCCTCAGTGCCTGGGGGAGTTCTGCCTGTTCCTGCGGCCCTCGGAGCTGGACGAGACCATCGAGCGGCTGGGCCAGCTGCTCTCCAGCCCCAACGACAGCGTGGTCAGCGCGTCGCTGACCACGGTGGGCGTGGTGCTGGAGCACTATGCGGTCTACCCGGAGCGGTTCCATGAGCCGGAGCGGACGGTGGAGCTGCGCCGGCGGAAGCTGGCGGGGATGCTGCTCAAGGGCCTGGCTTCCTACCGCTCGGCGGTGCGCCAGGAGGCCATGTGGGTCTTTGGCCGGGGCCTTTTCGGCTCTGACGTGCTGTCTGAAGCGGACAAGGAAAAGCTCTTCACCCTGGTGGCCAAAAAGCTGCTCTTTTTGTTCAGCGAGTACCCCGGCGGGGAACTGACCCTCTTCTACCGGGCGGCGGCGCTGTCCCATCTGTACCGCTTTTTGATCCGCCACCAGATCGCGGTGGGCGACTTCCCCTTTGAGCGGCGGAGCAAGGTGGCCTTTTTCCCCGGCACCTTTGACCCCTTCACCCTGTCCCACAAGGGCATTGTCCGGGAGATCCGGGACATGGGGTTTGAGGTGTTTTTGGCGGTGGATGAGTTCTCCTGGTCCAAAAAGACACAGCCCAGCCTGGTCCGGCGGCAGATTGTCGGCCTGTCCGTGGCTGACGAGTTCCACGTGCACCTTTTCCCCCACGACATCCCGGTGAACATCGCCAACCCCCATGACCTGCACCGGCTGCGCCGGCTGTTCGCCGGGCGGGAGCTCTATCTGGCCGTGGGCTCCGACGTGATCGCAGGCGCCTCCTCCTACCGGGCGGA
Proteins encoded:
- a CDS encoding alanine/glycine:cation symporter family protein; its protein translation is MPLEQLVGTVAGFLYDKILAVLLIAVGLYFTVRLKGVQFNMFGEAIRVVGEKTKSTDSISSFQALMVSTASRVGTGNIVGVTTAICLGGFGSVFWMWLIAVIGCASAFVESTLAQIYKKRSEGDDGTSRGGPAYYIQQGLHSRGLGIVFSILLLCTFGCGFIMLASYNLVDSFKVYFGGGEKFYAGPVPIVIGAVTALLFALCIFGGGKKIAKVTGVMVPVMGVVYIVVALAIILTHITLIPQVFARIFREAFDFTAIFGGLTGSCLMYGIKRGLFSNEAGLGSAPNAAAAADVAHPAKQGLVQVLSVFLDTIVICSATALMCMCSGIEPSAELAGIAYVQEAVAGTFGYFGYLFVTFSMVMFAFSTLLGNCFYAEPNLKFILQQDLSKGGRIAFYLIETLFVFTGAFLEFGLVWNLADLMMAVMSLVNLPVIVVLGKKAFDCLDDYKKQKREGKEPVFRAEDIGISGTDYWQ
- a CDS encoding NRAMP family divalent metal transporter, which translates into the protein MTQSDQQAKKVAFTTTLGAALVAATTQVGPGFTTQSALFSAQYLGAFFLCIIAALALDIITQANVYRILCFTRKRGQEVAAAIHPVVGYLLTAIVVFGICVFQFSNVSGTGLGMSALFGTSTAVSTVLCGLIAMAVFLSRSANKIINILAQVLGAVLILTALILVFMAKPPVGEIPSQIAGADVSSLLLPTITILGSVCGGYGAYIGSHRLLDSGVSGAENYYLYKRTQLLGTTTVYVLRVLLVLVTFGAVMHGATIDMANPAPSSYQAVAGMFGYRLYGAVILAAGTTTILGAAAIFLSFTKTHFKWIAAHERQSAILFIGICTVVDVFLGQPVNLLVAAGSINSLVLPFTMLVMLIASHSKRIMGEDYRHPVWMTVGAAVVFVAAAYLSTKNIPNLIALFQ
- a CDS encoding LamB/YcsF family protein, with amino-acid sequence MMKIDLNSDIGESFGDYRLGCDAELIQYVSSVNLACGFHAGDPMVMEKSVRMCAEAGVAIGAHPGFPDLMGFGRRQMKLSFEEAKTYIKYQLGALTAFTSSCGLKIQHLKAHGAFGNMALKDETLARAICTAVAEVDPTIIVMSLPGCCVVKEAQKMGLRFANEVFADRAYNEDCTLVARGTPGAMIEDPDLATERVIRMIKEKKVTAITGKDIDIDCHTVCVHGDTPSAIEIVKKMRAALEAEGIEIANLSDR
- a CDS encoding 5-oxoprolinase subunit B family protein; the protein is MEAKFLTNGDAAISIQVGDRISLEVSKRVRSLLRALEAEPIEGVEELLPTYCSLMIHYEPGTIRYDALVEQCRRRVEALPDTAEEGAEEEMVCEIPVLYGGVCGEDLQEVAGYHQMSVQQVIDAHTAKDNYTYMLGAAPGMAYLGAENGLHMPRRQTSRTQVEQGAVIIWENQTIIMPITYPTGWQVIGKTPVEVFDMGEPDPFLMKAGQWVRFRSIDRAEYEDIAAKVRAGAYQCRFYRKEAAK
- a CDS encoding 5-oxoprolinase subunit C family protein; its protein translation is MSILVEQGGLLTTVQDRGRRGWQQYGVPVAGAMDQQAMMLANLLVDNDEGEAVLEATVLGPALRFQTANVFAVTGGDLSPQLNGQVIPMYRAVAAGAGDKLTFGGLKTGFRAYIAFAGGLDVPLVMNSRSTHLRGKFGGYEGRRLMPGDEIGFAAPRPTLPNLPARRCDPEEIPGAELWLRVIRGPQDKAFTPKGLDTFFSSEYTITNECDRTGAKLEGSGIEHVKDGNIISDGIAFGSVQVPSNGQPIIMLADRLPTGGYTKIATVISVDIPRLAQSKPGTKIRFREVSVQQAQDLYVQAMGRRRELAQRIRGAAVAADVRRFLVRLEGREYQVSVERCE